The sequence CGTATTTTTCCATCGCTTCGTCGAAAGTAAGTCGGGGTATCGGTGTGCTTAATTCAATGCCCCAGATATCTTTGAAAAATTCTTTCATTAAACCTTCGGCAATTCCGAGCACGTCTTCCACATCCGCGAACGACATTTCAACGTCAATCTGAGTAAATTCATACTGTCTGTCGGCTCTCAGGTCTTCGTCGCGGAAGCAACGTACGATCTGGAAATATCTGTCGTAGCCGGAAACCATCAAAATCTGTTTGTAAGTTTGAGGCGATTGCGGCAATGCATAAAATTTTCCTTTATGAAGTCTGCTGGGCACAAGGAAATCCCGCGCTCCTTCGGGAGTCGATTTCATTAAAAACGGAGTCTCAATTTCCACAAAGTTATTCGAATCGAAATATTTTCTGGTTATCTGGTACATCTTATGGCGGAGAAGGAGACTTTTTTGCATTACGGGTCTGCGCAAATCCAGATATCTGTATTTCAATCTTATATCCTCGCTGACGTCGATATCGTCTTCGATCTGGAAAGGCGGAGTTTCGGCGGAATTAAGAATAACAAGTTTGTCGACCATCACGTCGATCATACCGGTTTCTAGCGCCGGATTTTCGGTTCCTTCGGGTCTTTTTCTAACCAAACCTTCGATCGAGATCACGTATTCGCTTCTTAATTTTTTTGCTATTTCATGCGCTTCGGGGTTATACCCGGGTTCGAAGACCACCTGAGTAATTCCGTAGCGGTCGCGGAGTTCAATAAAAATAACGCCGCCCAAATCGCGTCGCGTTGCAACCCAGCCGTTGAGAACGACTCTTTCTCCGATATTGGATTCTCTTAATTCTCCGCATGTATGCGTGCGTTTTTTAAATTCCATAACGCTGTTTTGTCTCCTTAACTTCCTAAAAAATTACGGCAAAAATAACTAAATATTAATGCTATTACAAATCGCATAACCGTTATCACGTAATTTTTGAAGAAAATTAAATTAATAGCAATTATTTCTTTATATTTGAACTAAAAAAATTTCGGTGTAATAATGAAGCATAAAATCGTAGGCAAACAGAAAAATTCAAAGTTATGCTTTGTGTGCGGTATGAAAAACGATCTGGGACTAAAAGCGCATTTTTATGCTACCGAAGGTCAGGAATTGATTGCTTTATTCAAGCCGTGCGAAGAGCATCAGAGTTATCCCGGCAGACTACACGGCGGCGTCGCCAGCGCGGTTCTGGACGAAACCATCGGAAGGGCTATCCTGAATAAATACGACACTGAAGTTTGGGGCGTGACGATTGAACTCAACGTTAAATTCAAAAAGCCGATTCCATTAAATGAAGAATTGAAAGTAGTCGGCAGAATAACAAAAGAAAACAACCGAATTTTCGAAGGCACGGGAGAAATTTATTTGCAAAACGGCGAAACGGCGGCTACGGCTTACGGCAAATATTTCAAAGTTCCGCTCGAAAGAATTGCCGATTTCGATCCGGAAGAAAACGAATGGAAGATAATAGAAAAAGAAGACGATCCCGATGAAATTGAAATTTGATTAAGGATTCGTCGAATGTTTATATAATTTTCTTCAATCGCGGAAACCGATAGATAATAAACGAGAAAATCAAAAGCAGAATTATTCCGTTAATCTGTACGGCTGTCGGTATTCCCACCAACTCGGCTTCGCTTCCGATTAAAAGTGAACCCAGCGGGGCAAAGGCTAAAAACGAAAAAGTATAAAGACTCATTATACGTCCGCGAAACTTTTCGTCAACGAGCGTTTGAATGAGGCCGTTGCATAGATTATAAATTACAATCATCAGTCCGCCCAACAATGCCAGTAACAGCAACGTAATGACAAACGACCTGTTGAATGAAAAAACGATAATTACAATCGGAACCGCCAGCGCGGCATAGGATAGAATCCTTCCTCTTACGACGTATTTATTTACGGTTGCAATTATTAACGCAAAGATTACGGCTCCCACTCCCCTGGCCGATTGCATAAATCCGTTTGTGGTTGCGTCGCCACTTAGAATATTTACCGCCCATGCAGGAAATATAGTAACAAGAGAAATTCCGAACAGGCTGATGGTAATTACAATCAAGACAAAAGCCATTATGGTCTTTTGAGCAAACAAATATCCGAATCCTTCTTTAATATCCTTAAACACCGAGTTGCGCTCTTTTGCTTTTTCAATCGGCTTAACATTCATACGCAAAAGACCGATCAAAACGGCCATAAAGGAGACGGTATTAATTACAAAACATGCCGCCGGACCGAGCAAAGCATAGATTATTCCTCCCAATGCGGGACCGATAGAAGTTGCCGTGTTAAACATTGTAGAATTGAGAGCAATGGCATTAACCATATCCTCGCGCGGGACCATTTCGTTTACAAAAGCATGACGAGCGGGCGCGTCAAATGTATTCATCGTGCCCATTCCGGCAGATATAAGTAAAATATGCCAGCTTTCAATAATTCCCGTAATTGTAAGAAGCGAAAGAATCAAAGACAGAAACATCATACCAGATTGAGTATAGATAAGGATTTTTCTTCTGTCGAATCGGTCGGCGGCAACTCCGGCATAAAAAGTCAAAATCCATGCGGGTATTCCTCCTGCAAAACCTACATATCCCAGAAACGCCGGCGATTTCGTCAGCTCATATACAAAGAATGCGAGCGCCGTGTTCTGCATCCACGAACCGAACAACGAAATCATTTGCCCCCAAAACCAGATTCTGTAATTTCTGTGCCGGAGAGCGGCAAATGTATTTTTCAGCCGGAAATTGTTTTTTATGGAGGGCAAAATTCTCCTGGCGCTGCCGTCTTCCGGCGGTATAATTGGATATTCCGTTTTACTTTCAGACATAATATAATATTCTTAAAAGAAAACATAAAAATAATAAATTGCATGGAGAGATGGTTGCGCGGTTAGGGAGCAGGAGTTTCGGGGTTCGTCATTCTGGTGTTCTTGGTTTGGGAGTTCAACGTTCGTTGTGTAATTAGGATCAGGGATTCTTGGTCAGAAATCCTTTTTTCTTTGTTATATGTTGATATACAATAGTTGATAATTTTGACGTATAATATGCGCATCTTTTTAACGAAGAACATTGAACTTCAGCGCTCCTAACGCCCGCACTTCCGCGCTACAAACGCCCTTGTCTTTGCGACCCCGCAGAATGCGGGGGAAGCAAACGCTAATTAATGTCACTAGAGATTACTTCGCCCCGTTGTAAGCGGGGCTCGTAATGACAAATAGCGAAAGGAAGTCTGTACGACTCCGCAGAATGCAGGGAATGCAAATCTGAATAAAACCCGTCTTTGCGAGGAGCGAGCGACGAAGCAAACTCAAATGCATGCCGGTGAAATTACTTCGTCCCGCCAGCGGGGGAAGCATCTCCCGGTTAGTTAAGTATATCAAAATAGTCACTCGGATTCTTCGTCGTCCCGTCTACGCCGGGACTCCTCAGAATGACACTTTATAGCGTTTGTCGTTCTAAATGTGAGGATTAAAATTAGTACTATTTTGTCATTCTGAATCCCGTCGCAGACGGGTGAAGAATCTCTGACATACAGATTCGTCGATACCGCCTCTGTCGAATTCCCCGGAGTTAGGGATTAGAGCTCAGGGATTAGTGATCTGTCATACTGACCCCGCCACAGGCGGGGGAAGTATCTACCGGTTAGTTTAAGTAAATCAAAATAGTCACTCGGATTCTTCGTCGTCCCGTTTTGAGCGTTCTTAGTTTGGGGAGTTTGGAAGTTCTTGGTAATTTGCAAATCTTGTAATCTTGGTAATAAGCAAAATCGAAAGTGAAGAGGACTGTTATGGAAATGTCATACTGACCCCGCAGAATGCGGGGGAAGTATCTCAGGAATCTGGCATACGGATTCCTCGTCGTTCCGTCTACGTCGGATCTCCTCAGAAAGACAAATTATAGCGTTTGCAGTATTCAATACAATGGTGAAAGGAAAATTAATACTATATGTCTTTCTGAATCCGCTATCGGCGGGTGAAGAATCTCAAAAAAGATATGCGCATTAATAAAAAATACAAACAGATTTTTCGTCATCCCGCCAGTAGCGGGATTCCTCAAAATGACCGTATCAATTTTTGTTTTTGTGAGTTTGCTAATATATTGTAAAATAAATGATGTTCAATTCATGAATCCTTTATTATAAATAACCCCGGCTTGATGACCGGGGCAGCGAATGCAATCTCTGTAAATTGTTTACAAATTAAAAAATCACTTCAACAGACGGGCGATGTCTTTAGCGAAATAAGTAAGTATCATATCGGCGCCGGCGCGTTTGATCGCGATTAAAGATTCTAGCATTACTCTTTGTTCGTCGAGCCAGCCGTTTTTTCCTGCGGCTTTAATCATCGAGTATTCGCCGCTCACCTGGTAAGCCGCCGTCGGCATTCCGAATTTTTCTTTAACGCGCCATATAATATCGAGATACGCGCCTGCGGGCTTAACCATTATGATATCAGCCCCTTCTTCGATATCGGTTTCCGCTTCTCTGAGAGCTTCGAGCGCATTAGCCACGTCCATCTGATGCGATCTTCTGTCGCCGAATGCCGGAGCGGATTCGGCTGCGTCTCTGAATGGTCCGTAAAAACCAGAAGCGTATTTAACAGCGTAACTCATTATCGGAATTTCAACAAATCCGTTCTCGTCGAGTATTTTTCTGATAGCCGCCACCCTGCCGTCCATCATATCGGAAGGAGCTACCATATCGGCTCCCGCCTGAACGTGCGTTAGAGCTTCTCTGGCTAACAGTTCAACGGTTTCGTCATTGAGAATCTTTTCTCCGTCGAGCAGTCCGCAATGACCGTGAGAAGTATACTCGCACAGACATATGTCGGTAA comes from Melioribacter roseus P3M-2 and encodes:
- a CDS encoding PaaI family thioesterase; protein product: MKHKIVGKQKNSKLCFVCGMKNDLGLKAHFYATEGQELIALFKPCEEHQSYPGRLHGGVASAVLDETIGRAILNKYDTEVWGVTIELNVKFKKPIPLNEELKVVGRITKENNRIFEGTGEIYLQNGETAATAYGKYFKVPLERIADFDPEENEWKIIEKEDDPDEIEI
- a CDS encoding MFS transporter, whose amino-acid sequence is MSESKTEYPIIPPEDGSARRILPSIKNNFRLKNTFAALRHRNYRIWFWGQMISLFGSWMQNTALAFFVYELTKSPAFLGYVGFAGGIPAWILTFYAGVAADRFDRRKILIYTQSGMMFLSLILSLLTITGIIESWHILLISAGMGTMNTFDAPARHAFVNEMVPREDMVNAIALNSTMFNTATSIGPALGGIIYALLGPAACFVINTVSFMAVLIGLLRMNVKPIEKAKERNSVFKDIKEGFGYLFAQKTIMAFVLIVITISLFGISLVTIFPAWAVNILSGDATTNGFMQSARGVGAVIFALIIATVNKYVVRGRILSYAALAVPIVIIVFSFNRSFVITLLLLALLGGLMIVIYNLCNGLIQTLVDEKFRGRIMSLYTFSFLAFAPLGSLLIGSEAELVGIPTAVQINGIILLLIFSFIIYRFPRLKKII
- the hemB gene encoding porphobilinogen synthase produces the protein MATFPIKRLRRLRYNPVVRDMVRETQLNKEDLIYPLFVVPGEKIKKEIASMPGVYQMSIDVLVEECKELEQLGLPAVILFGIPEHKDEKGSDAYNPEGIIQRAVRAIKKEVKNLLVITDICLCEYTSHGHCGLLDGEKILNDETVELLAREALTHVQAGADMVAPSDMMDGRVAAIRKILDENGFVEIPIMSYAVKYASGFYGPFRDAAESAPAFGDRRSHQMDVANALEALREAETDIEEGADIIMVKPAGAYLDIIWRVKEKFGMPTAAYQVSGEYSMIKAAGKNGWLDEQRVMLESLIAIKRAGADMILTYFAKDIARLLK